CGGCATCGAGCAGTTGCTGCGTCAAACGGGTGCTGATAAAACCGGTGCCGCCGGTGATAAGAATATTCATATTACTTTGCCAGCATCATTTTCCTAATCAAAGAATTTTCGCCAAACTGCAAGCGGTAGAAATAGATGCCGCTGGGCATTCCTTTGCCATCAAAAATGATTTTGTGATGGCCAACCTGCTTTTCACCCTCAAACAACGTAACGACTTTTCTTCCAAGTAAATCGTAGACTCGCAGACTTGCCCAGCCGCTGCGCGGCAAATCAAATTCGATCGTCGTGGTTGGGTTTCCCACACCGCGTGGCGCGGCGTCTGCGACAGACCGGGATGTTGGTTCGCTCCAAAACGGATTGGGATAGTTTTGCGCAAGCTTGAATTCATTCGGCAAGATTGACGCCACTGGAGATTCTATCGAAGTAGCCCTCAGCGTATCCGACAAAATGAACATTCGCGTCGTGTAGGCCGGAAGCGAAATACTTGCTGCGCTTAGAAATACCGGCGTGCCGGAGATGAATGCGGAGCCCAGCAAATCCGCAAGATAATAAGTTTTCGCCGAATCGAGAGCTAATTGCGCCACGGGAATTTTCACCGTGGCAGACGTCGCGGCGTTTCCCATGTTAATGATGGCGAAAATGTTTTGCTCATCCTCCCACCGGCGAAAGGCATAAACCGAATTGCTTGGTGTAACGGCGATTTCCTGAAAGTTGTCGCTGTGGAGCGCCGGAAAATCCTTTCGAAGTTGCGCCAACTTTTGGTAATAAGGAAACAGGCCGTTCTTGTCGAGTGATCTGATGGCCTGTCCGGAATTGAAAATCGCGTAGGTCTGATAGGGATGCGTGGCGAAGCCGATTTCCTGGCCGTTGTAAAGCAGGGGAATGCCATGCAAGGAAAACATCAGCGCTGCCACCATTTTCGTCCGGTTGAGATCGTGTGTCGGCAGAAACCGAAATGTGTCGTTATTCTCCATGAAGCGCAGAATCTTGGCGCGAGAAGCATAGCCGTTGCCATTGTTGGTCAGCGCGGCGCGCAATAAAGCGGCGCGAGTGTTTTGATTGCTATTGTTGAAGATCGTCGGATTGGAACTCGTGCTGTAAGAAGTCTGCCACACCCACTGCGAGACCCACGGCTGCTCCGGCGCCCAATCATAGGCCGCATCGAAACGCTCGTCGAAAACCATTGGCCATGTCGCCTTATCTTCGCCCAGAAGCAGAACCTCAGGCTTCAAGCGCTTGAGTGCCAATCGCCATTGCTGCATGAAATCCGGCCGGCGCGCATTTACGCCCCAAACCGCATCGATACGATAGCCGTCGATGTCGAATTGTTCAATCCAGTATTTGCCGGCTTCGATCATCATCCGCTGCACTTCGGGATTATCGTAGTCTAAATTGACCAGCTCATCCCAGAAATAGTAAATGAATTGCATCAACCCCTGCTGCCGAGAATTGTAATGCATGGCGTAAGGCGCAGTGTCGCGGCTGCGTTGATAGAAATCGTAATAATACGAATTCGGCCCATGACGAATCGCCTCCAGTGCATAAGGGTGATAGATCGAAGTATGATTGGGAACAAAGTCAAAAAGCACCCTCAACCCGTACGCGTGCGCCGTCGCAATCAGGGTGCGCAAATCCGCTTCGGAGCCGAGATCATTCCGCATGGCAAAGTAATCGGTCACGTCGTAGCCCTGCCCGCGGTTTCGCGTTCGATAAACCGGCTGCAGCCATAGGGCATTGATGCCCAACGCGGCCAACTCCGGGATTTTTTGCGTCACGTGATTGAACTTGCCTTCAGCAACGAAGTTGTACGGGGTAATCTCATAAATAATCGCACGGTCGATCCAGGCGGCATGATCGGTTTTGATGTTGAAAGGCAGAATGTCTTCAGCAGTTGCCGCAACCAAGGTACGTGTCTTGGTGGTATCGCCGTTGGCGGTGTAAACGTTGAGATCAAAATAGTATTCTCCCAACGGCGCGCTTGCGGGAAGAAGAAAAGACGCAACCGTGTCAGTTGGATTTGCCACGTCGATTGGCGCTGGATTATTTGCATCTGGACGCCAGAAGAAAGACAGCGCGGCGTCGCGAGGATTTTCCAACACCACGGCGTGCAGGGTGACCGCGCGATTGGCTACAGTCGCGTAAGCATGGACTTCCGGCCGGAGTTTGTAGCCGAGCGTCAAACGCAGCGTGTCGGAATAAATCGGCACACCGCTGCTGTCAACGCGGGCAACGAGAATGTTAACGCCTTCTTCCAGAATGGCCTGCACGGAAAATTGTTTGGATTGATTCTGAAATTGAAAGGGCAAAGCTTTGCCATTCACCATAAGCCAGCCGGCCGAAGCCACCACGGTATCGACCTCGCCGGTGATCAATTGTGTTTGTGACCAGACGACGGCGTTTTGTTTGTGCAGCTTGATCGTCAGCGCCGAAAGCGGCGCGGGGAGCAGCAGCGCAGGCAAGAAAAAAAATCTCATGATAGACGCTTTCAAAGATTTTGCCAGCAGATGCAATTTACTCGAGTCCTTTGGCAGCCTTTATCCGTCGTTCACGTAAACTTTTGAATCAATACCTGCCATACGTCTTCGCCACTTCCACCATCTTGAAAAGATTCGCCGGCGGTGTGTCGCGGCCGCATTGATCGCCAGTGGAGAGCACATAACCGCCGCCGGCCGCCGCGGCATCAATACAGCGCTTGCATTTCTCCTCGACTTGTGCCGGCGTGGCATTCAACATGAAATCAAACGTGTTGATGTTGCCTTTAATGCACAGCTTGTTGCCAACGCGGCGTTTTGCTTCGGCCAAATCCACGTCGCCGCCCGGCGGCTCTTCCATCGGCTCCATCACGTCAACCTCGGTTTCTTCGGCAACGATTTGCACCAGCTTCCACGAGCGCCCGCAGATGTGCAGATGCGAAATCACGCCGGCTGCCCGGCAAATTCTGGCGGCTTGCTGGATGAAAGGCAATTCGTACTTGCGGAATAGCTTCGGCGAGCTGACGCTGAGACTGGCGCTCGAGCCGCCGAGCATGATTTCATCCGGCTTGGCCGCCACATTGGCGCGCAGGTAAGCCAGCGCCCATGCCATCCAATACTCGTGGACTTCGTCCATGAATTTTTCCTCTTCGGCGAAATCCTGATAGCATTGCTCAAAGCCGCCGTTGCGATAATGAAACCACCAGTCCTGAAACACCGGCACCATGGCAACATACACTCCGTGATTGCCGATGCGATGGTAGTCTTTGAACTCTTTTTCCCATTGCCATCCGCCGCTGCCCAGCCACAGCTTCATGCGCGCGAAATCCTTTTTCAAATCTTTGATGGGCTTCGCCTCGCGCCACGGCGGGTCTTCGGCAAAATACAGTTCATCCTCCGACAGTTCACCCAGCGGGGTTGTGCAAACGCGTTTGACCAGCTTTCCTTCCGGCACTTCCAGGACATGATCAACAAACTCAGGTGCGTCGGGCGGCCGAATTTCTTTCAAGCCGCCGTAAATGTACCAGCCATCCATGCCGAAGTATTTCACCGCCTCGACGTAAGCCTCCGAATACGTTGCGGACGTCCAGCCGTTGTGCTCGCGGCCGTCGAGAAAAAGCTCGTAGAACGGCCTGCCGGTCAATTTCGAGGGCACCATCACCGAGATGTCCGGACACACCGGCACGTGATCCGGTTTTTGGCGGCGAAAGGCGGTCATCAATCTTTCTTTGGAAGTCATAAGGTCAGCTCCTCGATGCAATTATTCTTCGCCGCGAAAGTCACAATACGAAAGCTCCTGGCTCACGCAAAGGCGCGAGAACGCAGAGACTCCACAAAGCCAATCTGTTGAAAACTTCCTTACGAGTGCTTTGCGCCATGGCGACTCTGCGTGCGGTTTTTCATGTTGGGTCATCTGTGACATTCCGTTCAAGGTAAACGGTCCCAGGATGCCAGCAGCTTCCTCATCCGATCAAACGAAGGCTTGGTGCTGCAATCTTCGCGCACCAAACCGCCGTTCAGAATAAAAGGCCGGAAGTCTGAAAAATCGTACCAGTTGATTGTCTTGATGTAGGGCTTGCTGTAATAAATTGTATAAACCTGCTCCAGCCAGTCCGCCTGCAGTTCCTCATCCCAGTGGCGGTGCCACGCGTAGGGTTCCTTCCACTCGCCGCCGGCGCTGATCTGGTTGAGGTTCGAACTGGCGCCGATTTCGGTGAGGTAGATCGGCTTGCCGAATGTTGCCAGGCGCTCGAGCAGGCGAACGATGTCGGACAGATCGCGCTGCGGAAAATAAATCTGAATGCCGAGCACATCAAAATCGACATCGGCGTCGATTAGATCCTTGATGAACTGGCGCGGCGAGCGCAGCGGCCGGGTCGCCTCCATGCGCGCCATCCGTCCGCGCGCAACGTAATCGGCAAAGGGACAGCAATTGTTGATGATGCGCACGACGTTTGGATTCGTTGCTTTTGTCTGGTCACAGGCGAGCCGGACAATCTCGGTGATTTGCTCCGGCGTATGATTGTGAATGTTCGCCCAGTCGTGATACTCGTTGACGACCTCCCACTCCGCCACTTTGTCGCCGTAATGGCTCACGAGATCATGGGTGTGCTTTTCAACATACTTTTTTAGTTCGTCAAGAGTTTTGTTTTTGAGCCAGTCGGGCGTCACCACCGGGTGAAACCAAAACAGGGGCCGGCCTTCGATGCGGATGCCGTTTTCCGCAAGCCAGTTGACGATGTTGTCTTTTATGCCCCAGTTGTATTGGCCCTCGCGCGGCTCGAACAATTCGTACCAGGTATCCCAAACGTAATGGGTCACCGTGGCGCAATTGAACAGCTCGACGAATCTTTTGGTGAACTCTTCATGCTTTGCCCACACATACTGCCGGGTTTCACACCCGAAATGGACTGCATCATGGCGCGGATGGCGGCGAATCTCGTCCTGGGCCTTCTCCAATTCGATTTTCTCGCCCGCCCAGAGTGCATGTTTCAAGGCGAAATCAGCGAGACGCGCGGCGGCCTCGCCGCTGCTTGATTTCGTGGTGGCGTCATGCAGCAATTCCTCCGACAGCGCGACGCTATGCCCGACTTCCCTCGAAAAGCTCGTTTGCTCCTTTTGATAGCGCGCCATCACCCTGCGATTGCGCGCCACCCGGCTGCGTGCAAATTCCAGGTTCAGGTTGAGCGTATTTCCTTTGCGGAAATCTTCACGCGTATAATAGTTGCCGCCGTTATCCGCGGCCAGCCAGACATAACCGAATCCATCCACGAACCAACGGGTATTCACCGCAAATTTGCGATCCGCCAAATCCGGCGTCACCACGATGCCTTCTTGTTTGACCTGAATTCCGGACTTAAAAGGATCTTCGTTTTCGTCCGTCACATAAGCCAGCGTCATTTCCGGCATGCGTGGAGGCGGATACGGGCGGAAAATCAACTCCTCGCCGAT
The nucleotide sequence above comes from bacterium. Encoded proteins:
- a CDS encoding T9SS type A sorting domain-containing protein, encoding MENPRDAALSFFWRPDANNPAPIDVANPTDTVASFLLPASAPLGEYYFDLNVYTANGDTTKTRTLVAATAEDILPFNIKTDHAAWIDRAIIYEITPYNFVAEGKFNHVTQKIPELAALGINALWLQPVYRTRNRGQGYDVTDYFAMRNDLGSEADLRTLIATAHAYGLRVLFDFVPNHTSIYHPYALEAIRHGPNSYYYDFYQRSRDTAPYAMHYNSRQQGLMQFIYYFWDELVNLDYDNPEVQRMMIEAGKYWIEQFDIDGYRIDAVWGVNARRPDFMQQWRLALKRLKPEVLLLGEDKATWPMVFDERFDAAYDWAPEQPWVSQWVWQTSYSTSSNPTIFNNSNQNTRAALLRAALTNNGNGYASRAKILRFMENNDTFRFLPTHDLNRTKMVAALMFSLHGIPLLYNGQEIGFATHPYQTYAIFNSGQAIRSLDKNGLFPYYQKLAQLRKDFPALHSDNFQEIAVTPSNSVYAFRRWEDEQNIFAIINMGNAATSATVKIPVAQLALDSAKTYYLADLLGSAFISGTPVFLSAASISLPAYTTRMFILSDTLRATSIESPVASILPNEFKLAQNYPNPFWSEPTSRSVADAAPRGVGNPTTTIEFDLPRSGWASLRVYDLLGRKVVTLFEGEKQVGHHKIIFDGKGMPSGIYFYRLQFGENSLIRKMMLAK
- a CDS encoding endo-1,4-beta-xylanase — encoded protein: MLNSFSRRQFLKTGTMGAAALAVSPFVSQWPTAIPRIGEELIFRPYPPPRMPEMTLAYVTDENEDPFKSGIQVKQEGIVVTPDLADRKFAVNTRWFVDGFGYVWLAADNGGNYYTREDFRKGNTLNLNLEFARSRVARNRRVMARYQKEQTSFSREVGHSVALSEELLHDATTKSSSGEAAARLADFALKHALWAGEKIELEKAQDEIRRHPRHDAVHFGCETRQYVWAKHEEFTKRFVELFNCATVTHYVWDTWYELFEPREGQYNWGIKDNIVNWLAENGIRIEGRPLFWFHPVVTPDWLKNKTLDELKKYVEKHTHDLVSHYGDKVAEWEVVNEYHDWANIHNHTPEQITEIVRLACDQTKATNPNVVRIINNCCPFADYVARGRMARMEATRPLRSPRQFIKDLIDADVDFDVLGIQIYFPQRDLSDIVRLLERLATFGKPIYLTEIGASSNLNQISAGGEWKEPYAWHRHWDEELQADWLEQVYTIYYSKPYIKTINWYDFSDFRPFILNGGLVREDCSTKPSFDRMRKLLASWDRLP